In the genome of Quercus robur chromosome 3, dhQueRobu3.1, whole genome shotgun sequence, one region contains:
- the LOC126719668 gene encoding uncharacterized protein LOC126719668, whose amino-acid sequence MTLLGPPGLYNKTRNQPQPKPIASDPFMDLMVKNFNNTVNYKPKTGYTENNSATFLSSGNPCLDFFFHVVPDTPAESLIQRLILAWTHNPLTTLKLIYNLRGVRGTGKSDKEGFYTAAFWLHKDHPKTLACNIGSLSDFGYMKDLPEILYRLLEGSDVRKNQREEWKHRKTGKKSSRSLSKGMRLRPGSSKKHSNKRKRARVVKEIRILNEMERARIEKEKASEARHSKYADMAKKVLKKYKNDSDFKFLYDRVSEFFAECLKADMEFLKAEEFTKISLAAKWCPSLDSSFDRSTLLCESIARRIFPRESYIEYQGVEEAHYVYRVRDRLRKQVLVPLRKILELPEVYIGASRWDGIKYNRVASVAMKFYKEKFLKYDKDRFEKYLEDVKAGKSTIAAGALLPHEIIKSLNDNDGGQVEELQWKRMVDDLLKKGKLKNCLAICDVSGSMEGVPMEVSVALGVLVSELSEEPWKGKLITFSKKPKLYLIPGNDLVSKTSFVRRMEWGMNTDFQKVFDLILEVAVNGKLKEDQMVKRLFVFSDMEFDKASRNNWETDYEAIQRKFRKKGYGSAIPEIVFWNLRDSSATPVPGTQNGVALVSGYSKNLMKLFLDNDGAMNPELIMEAAISGEEYQKLVVLD is encoded by the coding sequence ATGACTCTTCTTGGTCCCCCCGGACTCTACAACAAAACCCGAAACCAACCCCAACCTAAACCCATAGCCAGCGATCCTTTCATGGACCTCATGGTTAAGAACTTCAACAACACCGTTAACTATAAACCCAAAACAGGCTACACAGAGAACAACTCTGCAACTTTTCTCTCAAGCGGTAACCCATGCCTTGATTTCTTCTTCCATGTTGTACCTGATACCCCAGCAGAATCTTTGATTCAAAGGCTCATATTGGCTTGGACCCACAACCCCTTGACCACACTCAAACTCATCTATAATCTCCGAGGAGTACGTGGTACTGGAAAGTCTGATAAAGAAGGGTTTTACACGGCGGCGTTTTGGCTACACAAAGACCACCCTAAGACATTGGCATGTAATATTGGGTCTCTTTCTGATTTTGGTTACATGAAAGACTTGCCTGAGATTTTGTATAGGCTTTTAGAAGGTTCTGATGTGAGAAAGAATCAAAGAGAAGAGTGGAAACACAGAAAAACTGGGAAAAAGAGTAGTAGAAGTTTAAGTAAAGGAATGCGTTTAAGGCCTGGAAGTAGTAAAAAACATTcgaataaaagaaagagagcccGTGTGGTGAAAGAGATTAGGATCTTGAATGAGATGGAGAGGGCTCggattgaaaaggaaaaagcaaGTGAAGCGAGGCATTCCAAATATGCAGATATGGCCAAGAAAGTtcttaaaaaatacaagaatgaCTCGGATTTTAAGTTCTTATATGATCGCGTTTCGGAGTTTTTTGCTGAGTGTTTGAAGGCTGACATGGAATTCTTAAAGGCTGAAGAGTTTACGAAGATTAGTTTAGCAGCGAAGTGGTGTCCTTCGCTTGATTCTTCATTTGATAGGTCGACTTTGCTTTGCGAAAGCATTGCAAGGAGGATTTTTCCTCGCGAGTCTTACATCGAATACCAAGGTGTGGAAGAGGCTCATTATGTGTACAGAGTTCGAGATAGGTTGAGAAAGCAAGTTTTAGTGCCTTTAAGGAAGATTTTGGAGTTGCCCGAGGTTTATATTGGTGCAAGTAGGTGGGATGGAATAAAGTACAATAGGGTCGCTTCAGTGGCGATGAAGTTTTATAAAGAGAAGTTCTTGAAGTATGATAAAGATCGATTTGAGAAATATTTGGAAGATGTGAAGGCTGGGAAATCAACAATCGCAGCCGGGGCATTACTTCCACATGAGATCATAAAGTCTTTAAATGACAACGATGGTGGGCAAGTGGAAGAGCTACAATGGAAGAGAATGGTGGATGATTTGTTAAAGAAGGGCAAGTTGAAGAATTGCCTTGCCATTTGTGATGTCTCTGGAAGTATGGAAGGTGTGCCAATGGAAGTTTCTGTTGCATTGGGAGTGTTGGTTTCGGAACTTAGTGAAGAGCCATGGAAAGGGAAGCTTATTACGTTTAGTAAAAAACCTAAGCTTTATTTGATTCCAGGCAATGATCTTGTATCGAAGACGAGTTTCGTGAGGAGAATGGAGTGGGGAATGAACACAGATTTTCAGAAGGTGTTTGACCTTATTTTGGAAGTGGCTGTGAATGGGAAGTTGAAAGAGGATCAGATGGTAAAGAGGTTGTTTGTGTTTAGTGACATGGAGTTCGATAAAGCTTCGCGGAATAATTGGGAGACTGATTATGAAGCTATACAGAGGAAGTTTAGGAAGAAAGGGTACGGGTCTGCGATACCGGAGATTGTGTTTTGGAACTTGAGGGATTCGAGTGCCACACCAGTACCAGGGACGCAGAATGGGGTAGCATTGGTGAGTGGGTATTCAAAGAATTTGATGAAGTTGTTTTTGGATAATGATGGGGCTATGAACCCAGAGCTTATCATGGAAGCTGCTATCTCTGGAGAAGAGTATCAGAAACTTGTTGTGCTGGATTGA